The proteins below are encoded in one region of Nitrosopumilus sp.:
- a CDS encoding ATPase, whose protein sequence is MGTADLKLGTIILPRNESPRAISRLTEFEWYHKIDSANDLVTPEIDDLLLKAQQTFQSIDDVVKGMGIPLEVGIMEILFKGTVIKKKDYEINEIEEMVEQLSKEAPSIIDEPAKLLRDAADTRLSIEEYKALKDTLEIIRKMKIDLSGFGLMRYFFANLFVINSADFDEISRSLEDVTIYKYDLENKEKSAILVISGTEDSEKVLKVLRSFNSTTFKIPEGFPQIPSEAYALAEAKIKELIIKQAAIKKQLSGLTKKIRRDILSIHEKAQVAKDVLETLRKPGGTKNFAVIQGFIPKKMESKFTNVTKQWMSVVEDITDPKLKDEIPTLFDNKKFVKTFEVITKSQGIPKSGEPDPTPMIALMWPIFYGLMFADMGHGLLLMGLGLLFKFKGQGELSRWGMLIAISGASAAIAGVGAGEAFGYHLDHMGPFEGLLEEGGALHSVSWIVGILSVAELTFEQVINILKVSLFIGIIHLVWAMTLRVIRLLKEGHKLVVFTEAIPNITLYGGIVVIMMCAIGSQYDVMNMYSRVHTEAVPWVTMFLGDWAQVWIITRIAVVIVIASMIIMMVGGVIHAKKHPEDGADPASVIMEVLLGKTVESLAHTISYARLGIMLLVHAALLLTVNNAFSSLGGVESGGAIAMIIGGNLGIMMIEGLIVYIQSLRLHLYEFFTKWYVGGSQPFRQIRPELIYNQFIWKKS, encoded by the coding sequence TTGGGAACAGCCGATCTAAAATTAGGAACCATAATTTTACCAAGAAATGAGTCTCCAAGAGCAATTTCAAGATTAACCGAATTTGAGTGGTATCATAAAATTGATTCTGCTAATGATCTGGTAACTCCTGAAATTGATGATCTTTTATTAAAAGCACAACAGACTTTCCAGTCAATCGACGATGTGGTCAAAGGAATGGGAATTCCTCTAGAGGTAGGAATTATGGAGATATTATTCAAAGGAACTGTGATTAAGAAAAAAGATTATGAAATTAATGAAATAGAAGAGATGGTAGAGCAATTAAGCAAAGAGGCTCCTTCCATTATCGATGAGCCAGCAAAATTATTACGAGATGCCGCTGATACTAGACTATCAATTGAAGAGTACAAGGCACTCAAAGATACATTAGAAATAATTAGAAAAATGAAGATAGATCTTTCTGGATTTGGGTTAATGAGATATTTTTTTGCAAATCTCTTTGTAATTAATTCTGCAGACTTTGATGAGATTAGTCGTTCCCTTGAGGATGTTACAATTTACAAATATGATTTAGAAAATAAGGAAAAATCAGCAATTTTGGTAATTTCTGGTACCGAGGATTCTGAGAAAGTTCTAAAAGTATTAAGAAGTTTTAATTCAACTACTTTTAAAATTCCAGAAGGATTTCCACAAATTCCAAGTGAAGCTTATGCACTTGCAGAAGCAAAAATCAAAGAATTAATTATAAAACAAGCAGCAATTAAAAAACAATTATCGGGATTAACAAAGAAGATCAGACGAGATATTCTTTCTATTCATGAAAAAGCACAAGTTGCAAAAGACGTACTTGAGACTCTAAGAAAACCTGGAGGAACAAAGAATTTTGCAGTAATTCAAGGCTTTATTCCAAAAAAAATGGAATCTAAATTTACTAATGTTACAAAACAATGGATGTCAGTTGTAGAGGACATAACAGATCCTAAATTAAAAGATGAAATTCCAACATTATTTGATAATAAAAAATTCGTTAAAACTTTTGAAGTAATCACAAAAAGTCAGGGAATTCCGAAGTCTGGAGAACCAGATCCAACACCTATGATTGCTTTGATGTGGCCAATTTTTTATGGATTGATGTTTGCTGACATGGGTCATGGGTTATTACTAATGGGATTAGGCTTATTATTCAAATTCAAAGGACAGGGAGAACTTTCTAGGTGGGGAATGCTTATTGCAATTTCTGGTGCCTCAGCAGCTATAGCTGGTGTAGGTGCAGGAGAAGCGTTTGGATATCATCTTGACCATATGGGTCCATTTGAAGGGTTATTGGAAGAAGGAGGAGCACTGCATTCAGTTAGTTGGATAGTAGGTATTCTCAGTGTTGCCGAATTAACATTTGAACAAGTAATCAACATTCTCAAAGTTTCATTATTCATTGGAATTATACATCTAGTTTGGGCAATGACTTTACGTGTAATCAGATTACTAAAAGAAGGTCATAAACTAGTAGTATTTACCGAAGCAATTCCAAACATCACACTTTATGGTGGTATTGTAGTTATAATGATGTGTGCTATTGGCTCCCAATATGATGTAATGAACATGTATTCCAGAGTTCACACGGAAGCTGTTCCTTGGGTAACTATGTTTCTTGGAGATTGGGCACAGGTTTGGATAATTACAAGAATTGCAGTTGTAATTGTAATTGCATCAATGATCATAATGATGGTTGGAGGTGTAATACATGCAAAGAAACATCCAGAAGATGGAGCAGATCCGGCAAGTGTAATCATGGAGGTTTTGCTAGGAAAGACAGTTGAAAGTTTAGCGCATACAATTAGTTATGCTCGACTTGGAATTATGTTGTTGGTACATGCGGCTCTATTGTTGACAGTAAACAATGCATTTTCATCTCTAGGAGGTGTTGAATCAGGCGGAGCAATAGCTATGATCATTGGTGGTAACTTAGGAATTATGATGATTGAAGGATTAATTGTGTATATTCAGTCTCTCAGATTACATTTGTATGAATTCTTTACAAAATGGTATGTAGGCGGTTCACAACCATTTAGACAAATTAGACCAGAATTGATTTACAACCAATTCATTTGGAAGAAGAGTTAA
- a CDS encoding sulfurtransferase: MLISVEELYSILTDTDLIIVDTRSFKEYSEGHIPGAVHLDLFAFHWIDTTKQGIENFDNQTQKLLSFLGVTPEKKVVFYDNVSGMLAARGVWMLMYFSHENVSMLNGGISKWKKENLSLEIKPNGFKPSIFSGNINPNIISGFAYIKDNLKNVKIIDVRSPEEYDGSIIRAAQSGHIPNSINVDWNKNINDDGTFKNNDELSKLYNYPKDSEIITYCQGAYRAANTFLVLKKLGFKNVRVYLGSWGEWGNKLELPVEK; this comes from the coding sequence ATGTTGATTTCTGTAGAAGAACTTTACTCAATTCTTACTGATACTGATCTGATTATCGTTGACACTCGTTCATTCAAAGAATACTCTGAAGGTCATATTCCTGGGGCTGTTCATTTAGATCTATTTGCATTTCATTGGATTGATACAACAAAACAAGGAATTGAAAATTTTGATAATCAAACACAAAAACTTCTTTCATTTCTAGGAGTCACACCAGAAAAGAAAGTTGTCTTTTATGATAATGTCTCTGGAATGCTTGCAGCACGAGGTGTTTGGATGTTGATGTATTTTTCTCATGAAAATGTATCAATGTTAAATGGTGGAATATCAAAATGGAAAAAAGAAAACCTTTCACTTGAAATCAAACCTAATGGTTTTAAACCATCTATTTTTTCAGGAAATATCAACCCAAATATAATATCAGGATTTGCGTATATTAAAGATAATCTAAAAAATGTAAAAATCATTGATGTTCGTTCTCCTGAAGAATATGATGGTAGTATTATCCGCGCAGCTCAATCAGGTCATATTCCAAATTCAATTAATGTTGATTGGAACAAAAATATCAATGATGATGGTACCTTCAAAAATAATGATGAATTATCTAAATTATATAACTATCCAAAAGACTCTGAAATTATCACTTATTGTCAGGGTGCATATAGAGCTGCCAATACATTTCTAGTTTTGAAAAAACTAGGATTCAAAAATGTTCGAGTTTATCTAGGTTCTTGGGGAGAATGGGGGAATAAATTAGAACTTCCTGTTGAAAAATAG
- a CDS encoding P-II family nitrogen regulator: MKRLETIVRSDKLSEVVSAIKSTGAKGVTVTSIKGQGSGERPMLRSGRGTTQFRAEYNIMDSIMTVVDDSEVSKVISAISQAAYTGKSGDGIVIVTDVDQVVNIASKKTDSSAL; the protein is encoded by the coding sequence ATGAAAAGATTGGAAACTATAGTTAGGAGTGATAAACTATCTGAAGTGGTTAGTGCAATTAAATCTACAGGTGCAAAAGGCGTAACTGTAACAAGCATAAAAGGTCAAGGTTCTGGAGAGCGACCTATGCTTCGAAGCGGTAGAGGAACAACACAGTTTAGAGCTGAATATAATATTATGGACTCTATCATGACCGTTGTAGATGATTCTGAAGTTTCAAAAGTTATTTCAGCCATATCTCAAGCTGCATATACTGGGAAGAGTGGTGATGGAATAGTAATTGTTACAGATGTTGATCAGGTAGTTAATATTGCCAGTAAAAAGACAGATTCATCAGCACTTTAG
- a CDS encoding ammonium transporter, producing the protein MKNQKISLIVMFTIVSVISAAAMTQAYAQSTSDGMDGYVLGTSGIYTGNPHECWYSDDDGNMLPCRIDTGDTAWMLTATSLVLLMSPGVAAFYGGLARSKNAVNVFGMTLVIMGVAAVQWLGFGYSLAFGPNYEAGNAFMGALDYVGFNNVSHFAPLGSVGPCTDTWSAAYQMNAMVDADQCSQDWPGTIPHMLFAAFQGTFAIITPILIIGGIVDRMKFSAVLIFVIVWSTFVYYPVAHWIWGGGFMSDGTLDLDPSLSPSYVLDFAGGAVVHITAGFAALAAALVLGRRMGLGKVPMEPHNVPLVVLGAGILWFGWFGFNPGSQVMVDGVTVSAWMATNIAAGMGTVTWVLLSWAHTGKPSIIGAATGTIAGLGTITPASGWVGPMGALIIGIAAGAVCYGAVAFKNAKRWDDALDVWGVHGMGGLTGVILAGTLASPHIWDTGGDGIGAWTGTAEGMEQQSIQIIGAVIAVGYTLAVTFGILKVMDLVWPGGIRVTPREEEIGLDLAQHGERAYVNE; encoded by the coding sequence GTGAAAAATCAAAAGATTTCTCTTATCGTAATGTTTACAATAGTTTCAGTTATTTCTGCTGCTGCAATGACTCAGGCTTATGCGCAGTCTACATCTGATGGGATGGATGGTTATGTGCTTGGAACTTCTGGAATATACACTGGTAATCCTCATGAATGTTGGTATTCTGATGATGATGGTAACATGTTACCTTGTAGAATTGACACTGGTGACACAGCTTGGATGTTGACTGCTACTTCTTTGGTACTTTTGATGAGTCCTGGCGTGGCTGCATTTTATGGTGGTCTTGCTAGAAGTAAGAACGCTGTTAATGTTTTCGGTATGACTTTAGTAATTATGGGTGTAGCCGCTGTTCAATGGCTTGGATTTGGTTATTCATTGGCATTTGGTCCTAATTATGAAGCAGGTAATGCATTTATGGGTGCACTTGACTATGTTGGATTCAATAATGTTTCTCACTTTGCCCCACTTGGTTCAGTAGGTCCTTGTACTGATACATGGTCAGCTGCATATCAAATGAATGCAATGGTTGATGCGGATCAATGTAGCCAAGATTGGCCTGGTACTATTCCCCATATGCTTTTTGCAGCATTTCAGGGAACATTTGCAATAATTACTCCTATTTTAATTATTGGTGGTATTGTTGACAGAATGAAATTCAGTGCAGTTTTGATATTTGTTATAGTTTGGTCTACATTTGTCTACTATCCAGTTGCTCATTGGATATGGGGCGGTGGATTTATGTCAGATGGAACACTGGATTTAGATCCTTCTCTCTCACCTAGTTATGTGCTTGATTTTGCTGGAGGGGCAGTTGTACATATTACTGCTGGATTTGCAGCATTAGCTGCTGCACTTGTCTTAGGAAGAAGAATGGGACTTGGAAAGGTTCCAATGGAACCCCATAATGTTCCATTGGTTGTTTTAGGTGCCGGTATTCTCTGGTTTGGTTGGTTTGGATTTAATCCTGGAAGTCAAGTTATGGTTGATGGTGTAACTGTCAGTGCTTGGATGGCTACTAACATAGCTGCTGGAATGGGTACCGTGACATGGGTATTATTAAGTTGGGCTCATACCGGAAAACCAAGCATCATTGGTGCTGCTACTGGTACCATTGCTGGATTAGGAACCATTACTCCTGCGTCTGGTTGGGTAGGTCCGATGGGTGCGTTGATTATTGGAATTGCTGCTGGTGCTGTATGTTATGGTGCAGTAGCATTTAAGAATGCTAAAAGATGGGATGATGCTTTAGATGTTTGGGGAGTTCACGGTATGGGTGGATTGACCGGAGTTATTCTTGCTGGTACCCTAGCAAGTCCACATATTTGGGATACTGGTGGTGATGGTATCGGTGCATGGACTGGTACTGCAGAGGGTATGGAACAACAAAGCATCCAAATAATTGGTGCTGTTATAGCTGTTGGTTATACTTTAGCGGTTACGTTCGGTATTCTTAAAGTGATGGATTTAGTATGGCCTGGTGGTATCAGAGTAACTCCTAGGGAAGAAGAGATAGGATTAGATTTAGCACAGCATGGTGAACGTGCTTATGTTAATGAATAA
- a CDS encoding V-type ATPase subunit, with product MGSSKNVYASVKAYSKRGKLLTKADFQTLAESRDLEELMTRIKNTVYADSVADVQKPYTSQSIESALRSKLADVHYSIAKTSGNSGVLDAYYMKFIISNLKLILKGKVLGKSQEEIEIHVNLHAEELIKQRDIVIKALVSKDLEEAVASLNSVQFGEEIAKAAALYNEKKNVQIFDIYFDKILYQHLADAMKNYSDKEATKLVSMDIDFYNILTVIRGKFWGLQEEQIRDMIISTNPPARGLLERMMAVATVRDAFNELSSTKYKDLVPQVEDELNAIAEFERAFEMAIYSSSLGSFRKMFSFGTIIGITKLTSFEVRNLAAIAFAVEQKIPTEITMSKLILEEE from the coding sequence ATGGGATCATCAAAGAATGTCTATGCCTCAGTTAAAGCATACAGTAAAAGAGGCAAATTACTGACAAAGGCTGATTTCCAAACACTTGCAGAATCAAGAGATTTAGAAGAATTAATGACTAGAATCAAAAATACAGTGTATGCCGATTCTGTAGCAGATGTTCAAAAACCATATACTTCACAAAGTATCGAATCAGCTTTAAGAAGTAAACTGGCAGATGTTCATTACTCCATTGCAAAGACATCAGGAAATTCAGGTGTATTAGATGCATATTATATGAAATTCATTATATCAAATCTAAAATTAATTCTGAAAGGTAAAGTTCTAGGAAAATCTCAAGAAGAAATTGAGATTCATGTTAATCTTCATGCAGAAGAATTAATCAAACAAAGAGATATTGTAATCAAAGCATTAGTTTCAAAAGATCTTGAAGAAGCTGTCGCAAGTTTGAATTCAGTTCAATTTGGAGAGGAGATTGCAAAGGCTGCAGCATTATATAATGAAAAAAAGAATGTGCAAATATTTGATATATATTTTGATAAAATATTATATCAGCATCTTGCTGATGCAATGAAGAACTATTCAGATAAAGAAGCAACAAAACTTGTTTCAATGGATATTGACTTTTACAATATTTTAACTGTAATTAGAGGAAAGTTCTGGGGATTGCAAGAAGAACAAATTAGAGATATGATTATTAGTACTAATCCACCTGCAAGAGGATTACTAGAAAGAATGATGGCAGTGGCTACAGTAAGAGATGCATTCAATGAACTATCTAGTACAAAATATAAGGATTTAGTACCACAAGTAGAAGATGAATTGAATGCTATTGCAGAATTTGAAAGAGCATTTGAGATGGCAATATACAGTTCATCACTTGGATCATTCAGAAAAATGTTTAGTTTTGGAACAATTATTGGAATTACTAAATTGACTTCCTTTGAAGTTAGAAATCTAGCAGCAATTGCTTTTGCTGTCGAACAAAAAATACCAACTGAGATTACCATGTCAAAGTTAATCCTAGAGGAAGAATAG
- the pyrH gene encoding UMP kinase — protein sequence MKKRIVIKLSGKVFAMDNVKVLKDYAEFLVRISKICQPIVIAGGGNIARHYISHARSSGADESTLDELGIEISRLNAKLLIYALRAKAYSHPPTTLQEVRHAVDDGLIVVAGGLHPGQSTNGTAALIAEKIHAEQFLNATDVDGVYDMDPNKFKKAKKFKRIDLKNLKNMLVHEDSLAGGYDLMDIVALKIIERSKIKTRILKAEPKIIEKAIRGADVGTQIILPSK from the coding sequence ATGAAAAAACGAATTGTCATCAAATTATCTGGTAAAGTTTTTGCTATGGATAATGTCAAAGTGCTAAAAGACTATGCAGAGTTTTTAGTAAGAATCAGTAAAATTTGTCAACCAATTGTTATTGCTGGTGGTGGAAATATTGCACGACATTATATTTCTCATGCCAGATCCTCTGGAGCAGATGAATCAACACTAGATGAACTGGGAATTGAAATATCTAGACTTAACGCAAAACTATTGATTTATGCATTAAGAGCAAAGGCATATTCACATCCACCAACTACTCTACAAGAAGTCAGGCATGCAGTAGATGATGGATTAATTGTTGTAGCTGGTGGTTTGCATCCAGGTCAAAGTACTAATGGTACTGCAGCTTTAATTGCCGAAAAAATACATGCAGAGCAATTTCTTAATGCTACTGATGTAGATGGGGTTTATGATATGGATCCTAATAAATTCAAAAAAGCCAAAAAATTTAAACGAATTGATCTTAAAAATCTGAAAAATATGTTAGTTCATGAAGATTCTTTAGCAGGTGGATATGATTTGATGGATATTGTTGCTCTGAAAATCATAGAACGTTCCAAAATTAAAACAAGAATATTAAAGGCGGAACCAAAAATCATTGAAAAGGCCATTAGAGGTGCAGATGTAGGTACTCAAATCATACTACCTTCAAAATAA
- a CDS encoding HD domain-containing protein produces the protein MKKIYLDIIDPIHDFIRVYEHELSIIDNPIFQRLRRIRQLSGAHLTYPSAQHTRFEHSLGVMHIASQAGHALNEKGILQSDDIEILRLAGLLHDIGHGPFSHLFEEIIQEKKISHEDFGKEIILNSEIGDNLSKNGFDKKLITKIAFGDSKFQYMNEIISGALSADMMDYLLRDGYFTGAEHAKIDHKRITQSLDVHKKKLALERSALYSFESMMHSRYQMFKAVYFHKTVRAAEVMLIEALRLADDEFGFTTFNLNEFVKLTDEYVLSTIISSESSKLKRSRQLAQDYQNRKLLKCVYERILTSQTNLKKTRTDELRNEISKKSKIDENEIFVDSSVTPSIPLAPSKNESKSIILITHENGQQSSAKEMPISEIPVVSTIFGFMNILRIYTNQNHRKKVEIAAKSILGELE, from the coding sequence ATGAAAAAAATTTATCTAGATATTATTGATCCAATTCATGATTTCATTCGTGTCTATGAACATGAGCTATCAATAATTGACAATCCTATTTTTCAGAGATTAAGACGTATTAGACAGCTTTCTGGTGCTCATTTAACATATCCATCTGCTCAACATACAAGATTTGAACATTCACTAGGAGTAATGCACATTGCTAGCCAAGCGGGTCATGCATTAAATGAAAAAGGAATTTTACAATCTGATGATATTGAAATTCTTCGCCTTGCAGGTCTCTTACATGATATAGGTCATGGACCATTTTCTCATTTATTTGAAGAAATAATACAAGAAAAAAAAATCTCACATGAAGATTTTGGTAAAGAAATAATTTTAAATTCTGAAATTGGTGATAATTTATCAAAAAATGGTTTTGATAAAAAATTGATCACAAAAATTGCTTTTGGCGACTCTAAATTTCAATACATGAATGAAATTATTTCAGGTGCACTTAGTGCTGATATGATGGATTATTTACTTAGAGATGGTTATTTTACCGGTGCTGAACATGCTAAAATTGATCATAAAAGAATTACACAATCACTTGATGTACATAAAAAGAAATTAGCTTTGGAACGTTCTGCATTGTATTCGTTTGAATCTATGATGCATTCTAGATATCAAATGTTCAAAGCAGTATATTTTCACAAAACTGTACGCGCGGCTGAAGTAATGCTTATTGAAGCATTAAGATTAGCTGATGATGAATTTGGATTTACAACTTTTAACTTAAATGAATTTGTTAAACTCACAGATGAGTATGTTTTATCAACTATAATTTCATCAGAATCTTCAAAATTAAAACGTTCTAGACAACTTGCGCAAGACTACCAAAACAGAAAATTGTTAAAATGTGTTTATGAACGAATATTGACTAGTCAAACTAACTTGAAAAAAACACGTACTGATGAATTAAGAAATGAAATCTCTAAAAAATCAAAAATTGATGAAAATGAAATTTTTGTAGATAGTTCTGTTACTCCATCAATTCCTCTTGCACCATCAAAGAATGAATCTAAATCTATAATTTTGATCACTCATGAGAATGGACAACAATCTTCTGCAAAAGAGATGCCTATTTCAGAAATTCCTGTGGTTTCAACCATTTTTGGATTCATGAATATACTTAGAATTTATACTAATCAGAATCACAGAAAAAAAGTTGAAATTGCCGCAAAATCAATCCTAGGTGAGCTAGAATGA
- the tmk gene encoding dTMP kinase, with amino-acid sequence MIIVIEGGDQAGKLTQSTMLEKALKKRKVKTKLFNFPDYKTPIGKEIRQYLRGKRKFPPQVIHCLLAANRWEKLDEILVAQEKNSVLIMNRYYHSNLVYGIANGMKQNWLENLDAGLPKADLVILLDVTQKESFRRQKTNRDKFEKNKEFLRKISTIYHITAKKKHWKIIDASKSKEEVHEEIMKVFSKKIGL; translated from the coding sequence ATGATAATTGTAATTGAAGGCGGAGACCAAGCAGGAAAACTAACTCAATCAACTATGTTGGAAAAAGCCCTTAAAAAAAGAAAGGTCAAAACTAAACTATTCAATTTTCCTGACTACAAAACACCAATTGGAAAAGAAATCAGACAATATTTGAGGGGAAAAAGAAAATTTCCTCCACAAGTAATTCATTGTTTATTGGCTGCAAATAGATGGGAAAAACTTGACGAGATTTTAGTAGCCCAAGAGAAAAATTCTGTTTTGATTATGAATAGATACTACCACTCTAATCTGGTTTATGGAATTGCAAATGGTATGAAACAAAATTGGCTTGAAAATCTTGACGCTGGACTTCCAAAGGCAGATCTTGTAATTTTACTTGATGTTACACAAAAAGAATCATTTCGTAGACAAAAAACTAATCGTGATAAGTTTGAAAAAAATAAAGAATTTTTAAGAAAAATTTCTACAATTTATCATATAACTGCTAAAAAGAAACATTGGAAAATAATTGATGCATCAAAATCTAAAGAAGAAGTACACGAAGAAATTATGAAAGTTTTCTCAAAGAAAATAGGATTATGA
- a CDS encoding Hsp20/alpha crystallin family protein, whose protein sequence is MGLVNDVIKEIGNKSREFYEFVLPPIDMYRNENNLKVVIDIPGFNKENIKLTLCKDILSIKAQKEVDEKEADTLISNQRPSVIDKKIRLPIEIKQGEEKIESAKYENGVLTLIIHVTKKGKNIPIE, encoded by the coding sequence ATGGGACTAGTTAACGATGTAATCAAAGAGATCGGAAACAAATCAAGAGAATTTTATGAATTTGTTTTACCACCAATTGACATGTATCGGAATGAAAATAATCTCAAAGTAGTAATTGACATTCCAGGATTTAACAAAGAAAACATCAAGTTGACCCTGTGCAAAGATATACTTTCCATCAAGGCTCAAAAAGAAGTTGATGAAAAGGAAGCAGATACATTGATTTCAAATCAGAGACCAAGTGTGATTGATAAAAAAATTAGACTTCCAATCGAGATTAAACAAGGTGAAGAAAAAATAGAGTCTGCAAAATATGAAAATGGTGTGCTTACATTAATTATCCACGTAACAAAAAAAGGAAAAAATATCCCAATAGAATAA
- a CDS encoding AarF/ABC1/UbiB kinase family protein — protein MSTVRIIQIFIKLLPSVLALRRDRKIWINQKKNEIDLEQFRKNARRALNVFISLGPVYIKLGQWLSSRADILPQPYLEELAKLQDSVPVVPFAQVKPIIEKDLGPIDERFDEIDTNSISGASIGQVYRGSILGQQIVIKVKRPGIEKIVEQDLKVLKKILPLALRFVDPNLRYSAKAMLSQFIETVYEEMDYTIESKNLKKIKDDMKGSNQVIVPSVFDDFSSKNVLTMEYLPGIKITNVQALDEKGIDREQLVIDVHKVFFTMLLKHSIFHADPHPGNIAVTDDGKLILYDYGMVGKINNETRFKLIRLYLALVEKNPSRVVNAMNDLRMLTPGYNRSVIEKGIELSIGAMHGNKPDKMEVQSLMELANQTMSKFPFVLPKNLALYMRMASIIEGIYKTHNVDFKFVKVLKNILEEENLISRAYVEELKISFDSFAKSIDFALRIGPEMEKLRDEVSIYMKKRKPMILISGSIFASAIFVGSTFLFQSSQSLGLAGMVSSGLIMIVSVLFRKY, from the coding sequence ATGTCTACAGTTAGAATTATTCAAATTTTTATCAAACTCTTACCGTCAGTTTTGGCGTTACGTAGAGATAGAAAAATTTGGATTAACCAAAAGAAAAATGAAATCGATTTAGAACAATTTCGAAAAAACGCTCGTAGAGCTCTTAACGTATTCATTTCACTCGGACCAGTCTATATCAAATTAGGTCAATGGCTTTCTTCGAGGGCTGATATATTGCCTCAACCATATCTTGAAGAACTTGCAAAACTCCAAGATAGTGTTCCTGTAGTTCCTTTTGCTCAAGTAAAACCAATAATTGAAAAAGATCTTGGCCCAATTGATGAAAGATTTGATGAAATAGATACTAATTCCATCTCTGGTGCATCAATAGGGCAAGTTTATCGAGGTTCTATTTTAGGTCAACAAATTGTTATCAAAGTAAAAAGACCTGGAATTGAAAAAATTGTTGAACAAGATCTTAAAGTTTTAAAAAAAATCCTTCCACTGGCATTAAGATTTGTTGATCCAAATTTACGTTATTCAGCAAAGGCCATGCTTTCCCAATTCATTGAAACGGTTTACGAAGAGATGGATTACACTATAGAGTCTAAAAATCTTAAAAAAATTAAAGATGACATGAAAGGATCCAACCAGGTAATCGTGCCATCTGTTTTTGATGATTTTTCTTCAAAAAACGTGTTAACAATGGAATATCTCCCCGGAATCAAAATCACAAATGTTCAGGCACTTGATGAGAAGGGAATTGACAGAGAACAGCTAGTCATTGATGTTCATAAGGTTTTTTTTACCATGCTTCTAAAGCATTCCATTTTTCATGCAGATCCACACCCTGGAAACATCGCAGTAACTGATGATGGAAAACTAATTTTGTATGACTATGGAATGGTCGGAAAGATAAATAATGAAACCAGATTCAAACTAATTAGGCTCTATCTTGCACTAGTTGAAAAAAACCCTTCTAGAGTTGTTAATGCAATGAATGATCTTCGAATGCTAACTCCTGGATATAATAGATCAGTAATTGAAAAAGGAATTGAACTTTCGATTGGTGCAATGCATGGAAACAAACCTGACAAAATGGAAGTACAAAGTTTGATGGAACTTGCAAATCAAACCATGAGTAAATTTCCATTTGTTTTGCCAAAAAATTTAGCCTTGTATATGAGAATGGCTTCCATAATTGAGGGAATTTACAAAACACACAACGTTGATTTCAAGTTTGTCAAAGTCTTGAAAAATATTCTTGAGGAGGAAAATCTTATTTCAAGAGCATATGTTGAAGAATTAAAGATCTCTTTTGACAGCTTCGCAAAATCTATTGATTTTGCGCTACGAATTGGACCTGAAATGGAGAAACTTCGGGATGAAGTTTCCATCTATATGAAAAAAAGAAAGCCAATGATCTTAATCAGTGGAAGTATATTTGCCTCTGCAATTTTTGTAGGCTCTACGTTTTTGTTCCAGTCTAGCCAATCTTTGGGTTTAGCTGGGATGGTTAGTTCTGGTTTGATAATGATAGTTTCTGTATTATTTAGAAAATACTAG